CTTAGGATTGTTGGGAGTTCTACAAATGCTAAATTTTGGCAGGGCCAGAACTCAGCCAAGGTCCACTAGATCTATGCCATTTGGAGGTAAAACTGTTTGTTGATACTTTTTTCTTTGGTGAAACATAGGTCACCTAAAACCTATCTGGTTATAATTTCATGACAATTATTTGCAAATTGCAAAGTTGTGGTTCCTCTCTGGTTATGTACCGCCTATTGTTTAATCCATTGCACGAATTATATTTATCTCTTGATTCTCCTTTTAGAGTTTCAAGGGTTTCTATATTTATGTTTGGTATTTTGAGTCCCTGTCACACTTGCAGGCATGGATTTCGCAGATCCAAAAAAGAAGAGCAGCTTTgtaggaaaaattattttagttgcTGTCCTCACTGTATCATGCATTTTTCTCCTCAAGGGATCTACAGGTTTTAATAGTCCAAGCCCGGTAACTCCCTTTTCTTATATTTGAATGACCTTCTCAATGACAAGTACTTAATTGTGTTGAAgtgatttttttcatataattaacaCGAATGCATGCATACTTTTATCGCATGTCTATAACCACATTTTTAATTCTATGTCAAGCTCAATGTTCAGatatttctcaatttctcatcTTGCTGTGATGCCATAACTAGTTTAATTCTGATTTCACTTGGCTGGCATATTAAATCAGAGCTCAGCAgcatttgtcatttttttctttttactttcttttaacaaaaaggGGATATGCGATTAGAaccttttaataaaacatatatatatatgtataaatgttTTTATACCCGAGATGTTCAAGTGAGTGGGAATGGTCAGTGTTGATGTTGGGGAGGAAGTTGCTAAACTTTATCAGACTGAACAAGCCACGGGAACTCTGATTGCTTCCATAATCCATGCTTTTACCGACAAAGTTTTGCGGGccttattttataatcttatccTCTCGTTAAATCATGCAAAGTAGGGCTCATGATAATTATGTTTATGCTGTGTCTGTAATCTTGcttcaatacaaaaattttgattatttaaacTCAGAAAAATCATATCATGGCCTGCTCTTTGGTTGGGAGCATGAGAGTTAGCATTTAGTCAAGGGATTATGTTAGTTCCCAATATATGAAAGACGTCCCTTTCCCAAGTGTTGTTGACTTGTGTAAGACACTGTTCTCGTTATGTTAGTAGATGTACTTGATGCAAATTGTCAATGGTGCAAACTTTTGTGTTAAAGCAATCGATTTTGTTTTGCTAAATATTCCTTTTAGGTAATCATCACAGATTTATCtacatatttaaaacatataatgGCTATCTACTGTGATTACTTATATGCctgtttgatgtgattttgtttCCCTTAAAATACAGCTCTTAAGTGGTGTTTTTCATTTTGTGGACTCCTATGTTGAACCTTTTTCTTAGTTGATTATTTGGTCACCCCTCTCCCCAAATAATGCTCAATTTGGTTTCTGTGATCACATATGGTTAGAACTTCAACCAAATGGATTTTGTATGACTTGTTAGCAAGTGAAAGAAGTTTGAAATTTCCAAATCCGAAATTGTTTAACGGTTTTTTATTCCTTCAGTTCTCCCATCATGAGGATGGGGTTATGCATGTCCTAGTAACAGGAGGTGCTGGCTACATTGGTTCACATGCTAGCTTGCGGCTTTTGAAGGATTCATACCGTGTAACTATAGTGGTATGCTTTTATCCAGAAAGTGTTATTTTGCTAATTATTTATACTTTTCAATGTTAATTACAACATGTTGAGATTTCGCCTTTTGACAGGACAACCTCTCGCGGGGAAACCTGGGTGCTGTGAAAGTTCTCCAAGCATTATTTCCTGAACCTGGAAGGCTTCAGTTTATTTATGCTGACTTGGGGGATGCGAAATCTGTATCCTTATTATGCCCTAttttcttgtgtacttgggtttcgCCACtatgttttgaataagattgCCTTgtcaaaaaaagggaaaagaagaaTTGTGATTTGAATATAAACAGCCGCATCTGGACGTTTCCTTGACAGATTTTTCAggttaataaaattttctcgGAGAATGCTTTTGATGCAGTTATGCATTTTGCAGCCGTTGCATATGTTGGTGAAAGCACCCTTGATCCACTTAAGTAagcatttttttcttgatcaataTCTAGCCTATTTACAATGTCAACCCTGCGATGCAAACCATGCTCTTTTTGCTTGTGGCGCCTGTATTTTTGCTACCATGATTTCAAACCTTTTAGGACAAGTTGATATAACTTGGAAGACAGAAACCATGGATGCAGAACTAAGAAAGGATCATTAACTTGTTGACACaagaaaaatagtaaatgaaACACCTTAAAGTTTTGTAGTTGACCTAATCAGTAGTTCATTTGGTGTGACTAGATTTTTCAATGTAAGCAACTCTTTGGTAACAGCATGAAAGAGCTCACGTGTGTGAGGCTTTCATCAATCAAATTTAAGCAAGTTCAAAACTGTATGATTTAGGCCTGGTTGACCTATAAATTCAACTCTCCCCCCTTGGTTTtatgaattataatataattctaaAGGAAGAAGGGCTCTAGCCTAGGGAATGTGGGGTACATTTGTTTGCTTACCTCCTTTTCTTCCCTTCTCCCTTAAAAACCAATTCCCTGTAACAAGATGAACACAGATTGACTATGTTGTCTTTAGATATTGGTCCCTTTATTGGTTCATTATACTGAGATATTCAACTCTGCCAAAGTACAATACTTATCTTTAATATGGTCTTAAGAGAATAAACTTGAGGATTTGATAGATAAGCCTGGGTCCATATTTATTcgatgttttgttttgatactCATGAattcttaatgaataaaaagaATCACGACACCATTGAAGCACTAAATTGGTTGTTGCATGCTTAAGATGTTTTAActcagaaaaaaaattagacatgaTGTTTTCTACAGGCCTTTTTATGGGTGGGGAGGTAGATAAGATCATGTATGAGTGGTGCCTTGAAATGTCTGGTTGAGAAATGGAATTTGAGTTTGTAGTATTGAAAATGGTTCATGTGTCAGGAATTTTTGGGATTTAATCTTTAAAGGTTATCATTTATGTACCATTTCTTCGAGCAAGTGGAAACaccaaaagaacaaaataaaaaccttCTGAAAGTGAAActgatattaaatatatagtatttttgaaATCTATTTCTCTTCTCTTGTCACTACACTAGTTGATTGCTAAGGCACATCCACTAGAAGAATAGGGTTGGGAGGACTGGTAACTTGTTGATGTTGAACCTATATCGATGTGTTTGAATTCATTTTATTAGGTTTGGCAGGAAGTTGGATTTGGATATAACTTGAACatatattgatgtgattgaaTTCATTTTATCAGGTTGGATAGGAAGTTAGATTTGGATATAGGTTGAATCTTGACTAGTCATGCTCGTATTGTCTATTGGGATTTTGTTCTAGTGTGAAGACTTTAATATGCCCATAATACAAGTGTGCTACTACAAGATATGGGTTAATCTTGTAATTTTCTATACCtgttgtttttcatatttttttgcttGGTTTTCAAGCAAGCAAGCAAAATGGTGCTTTATCAGGGGAAACTAATAAATCATGGTACTTGTTTTATCTTTGACCTTGTTGGGTAGGTAttatcataacataacatcaaaCACCTTGGTGGTATTAGAGGCCATGGCAGCACATGGTGTGAAGACATTGATATATTCTAGTACCTGTGCAACATACGGGGAACCTGAAAAGATGCCCATTACTGAAGGAACTCCGCAGGTGAGGGATACAAAAAATTCAGtttcaaatatcattatttaagttattttttcttGCTAAAAGTTGGCTGTGTGTGGGGAACAATAAAAAAAGGCatcttggttttatttttttcgttattttgtttacttatcaatataacaaaaaaaaaatcttggttttattcttcttttttcatccaaggcaataaaatttttagagTCACATGCTACAAATAATTTTGGTGCATACAGATATTTTGCTAAACAACCGATAAACATTGTTGCATGAATTCAGGCCCCCATTAATCCATATGGAAAGGCTAAAAAGATGGCGGAAGATATCATCCTTGATTTTTCTAAGAAGTCAGACATGGCGATCATGATCCTGAGGTTGGTTTCTACCtgtacactatatatatatatatatatatatcttttttctaCATGCCAACAATAAGGGATGGCCAGACTTCACTTCTGACTCCCTCTCGTTCATTtcttataagaaaaagaaattcaataaaCAAGTATCATTTATACCGATTATATGGATTGTCATAGTTCCTTTTTGAACATGTCAGATACTTCAATGTGATTGGATCAGATCCAGAGGGCAGACTAGGTGAAGCTCCTAGGCCTGAACTACGTGAGCACGGACGAATCTCTGGTGCTTGTTTTGATGCAGCTCGTAGTATTATTCCTGGGCTGAAGGTATGCTGAGTtcttattgaaataaatttatatttttacacattGAAAAGATCTGTTATAAGTCATTACCTACTAAATTCAAATAGGGTCAATGCACATTCCTTACAATACAAACCTTTGGGGATGTGTTAGTGATGAGCATACGACTCTTTCATCCATCTCTTCAAAATGAAGTCAtcctcaaatttaaagaaataattcGGCCACTCAATAAATCTGTGAGACCTAGTTGCACAGATTCTACTTTTTACTTAACAACCTCCACAGATTCTATTCACCAGGTCCAAGTCTCtcagatttatttttcataaatctttaaACCTTAAATTTAAACTTGACAAATACAGAAAGTAAATCTGCAAGACCATTACGTAATCTTCAGCTGTCTATAGTTTGAACTTGACATAAAAACATACCATTTTCTCCTCAAAAAAGCttttaaactattaaaattgCTTTTAATGCTCTCAAACTCAAATCCAAAGGGCACATATTATTAAATCTTTAAACCTGTAATTTAGAGTTAACAAACGTGTCTTTTCAATTGAGAATTGTCACAATACTATTCAATGCACGATGTTGCAAAATTGTCCATGTTAGTTTTTAGAGTAGTCATATAAGTAGACGTTCTAATCCTAGTGTTCTGTACTTTGCAGGTTAGAGGAATTGACTACGATACTCCTGATGGCACTTGCATAAGGGATTACATTGATGTAACTGATCTGGTTGATGCTCATGTGAAAGCTCTTGAAAAGGCACAACCGAAAAAGGTTGGAATTTACAATGTTGGAACTGGAAGAGGTACGATAAGCAAAGAGAGaattcattataatatataagcatTTTTCTCTTGTCCTGTACCTTGGGGATTTTCTTATACTCTCAGTAGAGATCCGaggcttattttttatttgctttatcAGGTAGATCTGTTAAGGAGTTTGTGGAGGCATGTAAGAAAGCTACCGGAGTAGAAATCAAGGTTGATTACCTACCCCGTCGGCCTGGTGACTACGCCAAAGTTTACAGTGACCCATCTAAAATCAGGCAAGAACTGAACTGGACGGCACAACACACCGATCTTAAAGAGAGTTTGGAAACTGCCTGGAGATGGCAAAAGTCACATCGTGATGGGTACTGAATCCAATCGGCAGCGTCTTACTGAAAGGATCACACCATTCCTTGGTGGAAGATTAATGCAGAGACCCCATGCAGTACTGATT
This genomic interval from Juglans regia cultivar Chandler chromosome 3, Walnut 2.0, whole genome shotgun sequence contains the following:
- the LOC108996961 gene encoding UDP-arabinose 4-epimerase 1-like yields the protein MLNFGRARTQPRSTRSMPFGGMDFADPKKKSSFVGKIILVAVLTVSCIFLLKGSTGFNSPSPFSHHEDGVMHVLVTGGAGYIGSHASLRLLKDSYRVTIVDNLSRGNLGAVKVLQALFPEPGRLQFIYADLGDAKSVNKIFSENAFDAVMHFAAVAYVGESTLDPLKYYHNITSNTLVVLEAMAAHGVKTLIYSSTCATYGEPEKMPITEGTPQAPINPYGKAKKMAEDIILDFSKKSDMAIMILRYFNVIGSDPEGRLGEAPRPELREHGRISGACFDAARSIIPGLKVRGIDYDTPDGTCIRDYIDVTDLVDAHVKALEKAQPKKVGIYNVGTGRGRSVKEFVEACKKATGVEIKVDYLPRRPGDYAKVYSDPSKIRQELNWTAQHTDLKESLETAWRWQKSHRDGY